A part of Rhinoderma darwinii isolate aRhiDar2 chromosome 1, aRhiDar2.hap1, whole genome shotgun sequence genomic DNA contains:
- the LOC142674894 gene encoding gastrula zinc finger protein XlCGF66.1-like produces MDKDRNETSRRILGFTLEIIYLLSGEEYTIVKKTSGDCTTPIIHESGGWSSSPITEPPPHSRIHEKKILELIYKMTELLTGEVPIRCQDLAVYFSMEEWEYLEGHKDLYEEIMMEDYRPRTSQGQ; encoded by the exons atggacaaggacaggaatgagacgagcagaagaatattaggcttcaccttggagatcatctacctgttgagcggagag gagtacacaatagtgaagaagacatcgggtgactgtacgactcccatcatccatgagtcaggaggatggagcagtagtcccatcacagagcctccccctcactcccggatacatgagaagaagatcttagaactgatctacaagatgactgagctgctgactggagag gttcctataaggtgtcaggatctcgcggtctatttctccatggaggagtgggagtatctagaaggacacaaggatctgtacgaggagatcatgatggaggactaccggccccgcacatcacaag GACAGTGA